One Rhinolophus ferrumequinum isolate MPI-CBG mRhiFer1 chromosome X, mRhiFer1_v1.p, whole genome shotgun sequence genomic window, tcttgaattttttataatagtGTGAGAAGATTGgtgttaattattctttgaatgtttagtaaaattctcCTGTGAAGCCATTGTGTCAGGGCGTTTGATTTTTCAGAGTTTTTATGATtacttatttgattttgtttgtagtaatttgttggTTCagatcttctctttcttcttgattcagctaTGGACGATTTATGGTTTttcaaatttatccattttttccagattttccaatttgttggtttataattgctcatagtttttcttgttcttgttcttgttcttgttctttttcttgttcttcttcttgttcttcttcttgttcttcttcttcttgttcttcttcttcttcttcttcttcttcttcttcttcttcttcttcttcttcttcttcttcttcttcttcttcttcttcttcttcttcttcttctatttctgtggtgtccattgtcacttctcctcttttatttctgattttatttatttgggccctctctcttttttattaaatttgttagggtgacaatggttactaaaatcacatagttttcaagtgtacatatctgtaatacatcatctaaatattgcattatgtgctcgccacccatagtcagttctccttccatcaccacagatTTGACcacttttaccctcttctaccatccttcCTACCCCCATACCCTCCAtacaaactgttgtctgtttctatgagtatttgtttctttgattgtttgtcttattcctttgttgcttacacattatatcccacatatgagtgagttATATGGTTCTtgcccttttctgtctgacttagtttgcttagcttaataatctcaagatccatctatgttgtcacaaatggcagtatttcatcttttcttttcttttcttttttttttcagaaaaggattttttttttattcaagtaaCTGCAAATAGGAAACGGGGGGGGGGCAGGCTGGGACAAATAAcggctccctcctccccagcagaACAGGGGGAGAATGCGGCCCCATACACACTCAACTCAACCCCCCCCCTCACTCTGCTGCAGCATCCTAGGGGCAGGGCCCCACCCTCCCTGGGACTGGGGTGGTCGGTCACCCAGCCTGCTTTGCCCCAGGCTCCTTCCCCTAAGAGCATCTTGGAGGAGGGGAGTGTGGACAGACAGGAGGCAATGAGGACGAACATTTGGCGCTGGTAGCAGCAGCAATAACAGATGTCTAAGAATGCAACGTtgaacaaaaaacaacacaactgTCCAGAGGTAGTTTGTGAACAGAGGAAAGATGGAACCAGAACCTTGGGGGATGGGGAGGCACTGGGGGAGGAGGCAAGGCTAGCTCCTTGTTAGTGCCCCATGTGAAGAGCGGGCAACCTCGAGGCCTAGAGTGAAAgcagagggggttgggggctcaaacccctcctgcctgccttcctgtgCCCCAAGGGGGCCGTCCAACCTAGTGCGGGGACTAGGCatggtggggaaggaagaaaagtgggTGTGAGCCGCACCTGCCGAGACACAGGTTGGTTGGGAGCATCTTGGCCacacctgctgctgctgccagtACAGTGGAGTGGGCATGTCAGAATGAATGGGGCTTGGGCCACTTTTAAGGCCAGGGGAGCCCTCCCAGGCCCCGTAATGGGAagccagagggaagaggaggggagaaggaTCCCCAAACCAGGAGCCCCGTCAGCAATGTCCCTACCGCTGAGGGAGTGGGCACAGGGTACGGCTAAGTGGGAAGTGAGCTCTGTCCAGGAGGGCAAGTGTGTGCTCGTGGGCGAGGGGTTGCTGGGAATCGAGACCAAAGGAAAACTGCTCCCCACTCAGGCCACCAGGGCCCTGCAGCGGCTGGTGTGCTGTGTAGTGTGGTGGTGAGGACGCAGGTGGGTGGCGGTGATGTGgggcctgggggaaggggaggggggagtggGAGCGGAGCTGTCCAGTCCCAGAAGGAAACTGCTCCTCGGTGAGGAAGCAGGTGGCACGGCGTGGTCACTGCTCCTGCTCTGAGGACTCCTGCGAAatgccctcttcttcctccttctccagtTTTTTGGGCCTGCCCCTTGGTTTCCTCCCTGGAGTCGTGGTGGTTTTCTGGGTCTTGGCAGCACCCTTGTTTTTACTCCCCTTTGGTCGGCCCCGAGGTCTCTTAGGTGTTGGCACTTCACTGGGCTCCTTCGGAGGCTGCTTGCGAGGCCTGCCCCGCCCTCGCTTCTCAGTGCCGTCCTTTTCCTGCTTGGAGGCCAAGGGCTGGCTGGACTTCGAGTTCGACTTGCTCATCTTCCCTTCTATACAGAGCAGGTGGAGGAGCGATGGCTGGGATGCGCGAGCTCGGCCGCTGGCCTGCGGTGTGCGCTCCGGGCTGCTGGGAGTGACGGTGCTGGGCGCTGAGGACCGGCCTGGCTCCGCTGCCGCTGCCACTGGTAGCAAATGCGGATGCCTTCTTGGAGCCGCGCCAGCGCCAGAAATAGCCCGGGCTCGGAGTCCCAATTAGAGGAGCGCAGCCCCAGCTCAGGGGagctttcatcttttcttatggcagagtagtattccattttgtatatataccacatcttctttttccaatcatctattgaagcacactttggtggtttccatgtcttggccaccatacaTATTGCtccaatgaacattggagtacatatatctttaaggataagtgttttcagattgtttggtatatacccaggagagagattgctgggtcatatggtaattctattcttatttttttggggggaacctCAAAACTGCCTTCCgcagtggttgcaccaatctacattcccaccaacaatgttatgagggttcctttttctccacagcctctccaacactagttattatttgtcttgttgtagagagccattctaagaggtgttaggtgatatctcattgtggttttgatttgcatttccctaatagctagtgaagttgagcatcttttcatatatctgttggttaccagtatgtcttcttgggaggaGTGCCTGTGCCagtcctttgccaatttttttaattaaattatgggttttttatgtgcttgttgagttgtatgagttctttatatattttggatatcagccccttatcaggggcgttgtttgcaaatatatttgcccattcagttagttgcctctttgttttgttgatggtttttttttggtgtgcaGAAGCTTTGAATGCACTCaatctcatctctctcttttttttttcttgttaagtctggttaaaagtttgcccattttgtttatctttaaaaaaaaaaaagcagctccTGGTTTCAATGATCATATGCATTGTTCTttagtctttgttttgttttgttttgttttgttttgtttcttctctgctttttatgTGTTTCTTCCTTTGACTTATTTTGGGCTTTACTCTTCTGTTTCtacttcctttaagtgtaaggtaaaattgtttatttgaggtttttcttttttcttcacataggtctgtattgctatgaattttccccTTAGGACTACTTTTGcttgtcccatagattttgggtggttgtgttttcattttcatttgtctcaatgtgtcttttgtttcttcctaggTCTCactgttgacccattcattatttagtaacatgttatttagacTTCACGcatttgtgtttttcagtgttttttttttcttgtaattgaggTCTAATTTTCTACCTTTgtgcttaatatgatttcaatcttcttaaatgtattgagattTGGTATGTGGCTTAACATGTggcctatcttggaaaatgttccatgtgcacttgaaaagaatgtatattttgttgctttggggtgaaatgctctaaaaatatcagtgaaatccatCTGATCTAGTGTGTCATCGAAGCCTGCTGTTTCCTTGTCAATTTACTGCCTGGaaaatctgtccattggtgtcaatgtggtgttaaagtcccctattatgattgtattactatggatctctccctttctgttgcttaacatttattttacatattaattgcTCCGATTCTGGGTGCATAAATTTTTACAAagattatgttttcttgttggattgatcccctTTTCATTATGTAacattcctctttttctttaattatagcATTTGTATTAAACTTTCTTTTGTCTGATAAAAGTATTGCTACCCcgtttttatattttgcttctatttgcttcatccctttactttcaatctgtgtgtttttttcaatctaaagTTGATCTCATGTAGATAGTGTATCTTTgggtcttttttatttcttgttttttattaatttatttttggtttggtttgtttttctttttttggttggggggggtttcatttttcttatccattcagccgtCGTATGTCTTTGGATTGGAGCAcctaatccatttacatttaaggtgattattgatagatacattcTTGTTGCCCTAAGGTTATTCATATTATGTTTTCCCCCTtcctcttggttgtaggtccttgctttttatcactttgaatattttgtgacaatgCCATCtgcctggaaagtttctgttgaaaaatcagctggcaatcttatggaagctcctttgt contains:
- the LOC117024129 gene encoding high mobility group protein HMG-I/HMG-Y-like is translated as MSKSNSKSSQPLASKQEKDGTEKRGRGRPRKQPPKEPSEVPTPKRPRGRPKGSKNKGAAKTQKTTTTPGRKPRGRPKKLEKEEEEGISQESSEQEQ